A stretch of the Duncaniella dubosii genome encodes the following:
- a CDS encoding tyrosine-type recombinase/integrase, with the protein MDESGYSPGCVKVHMRRWILHVLPYLKKIGATAYTCEIGRRFLFETLPTLTPSAQRRYKRSIRILDAFLQTGNIPKHAKRVADPPLPGEIGAVCKEFLVYKIGQRCRLITVENYQRLLSYFVTSLNVYGKTTFAQIEESDIIAFLNVEESKSSRLSTMRQFYRYVSKRHPDIKDMTYIFEFMHSTRTSRLPSTYERDEIKAIESHVDRSGPIGKRTYAMLLLSTRLGLRISDIIGLTFDDLDWDRSMLNIIQAKTGRTVELPLLKDVGEAIVSYLKVRPKTSSPNIFVTHVLPYTPMNRSGAARHISNVIVGSNIHTAGRKHGPHSMRFSLATRLLQQGTGLVCISETLGHSGTDVTMNYLRIDINSLTRCMHDVPQVDDNFYNQSNGGFYE; encoded by the coding sequence ATGGATGAATCAGGCTATTCCCCCGGCTGCGTAAAAGTCCACATGCGCCGATGGATACTCCATGTGTTGCCTTACCTTAAAAAGATCGGAGCAACGGCTTATACTTGTGAGATTGGGAGGCGGTTCCTATTTGAGACACTTCCAACACTTACTCCGTCCGCACAAAGACGGTATAAGCGAAGTATCAGAATATTAGATGCATTTCTCCAAACCGGTAACATACCTAAACATGCCAAACGTGTCGCAGACCCCCCATTACCCGGCGAAATAGGAGCTGTCTGCAAAGAATTCCTTGTCTATAAGATAGGACAACGTTGCCGGCTTATTACCGTTGAGAATTATCAGAGACTTCTCTCATACTTTGTGACATCATTAAATGTCTATGGAAAGACCACTTTTGCCCAGATAGAAGAGTCCGACATCATTGCGTTTCTCAATGTGGAGGAATCGAAAAGCAGCCGTCTTAGTACCATGAGGCAATTCTACCGGTATGTATCTAAAAGGCATCCCGACATAAAGGATATGACATATATCTTTGAGTTCATGCATTCGACGAGAACAAGTAGATTGCCATCGACATATGAAAGGGACGAAATTAAGGCCATAGAATCCCATGTTGATCGTAGCGGCCCGATAGGTAAGCGCACATATGCCATGCTCCTCCTTTCCACGAGGCTCGGTTTAAGGATTTCCGACATCATCGGACTTACATTCGACGATTTGGACTGGGACAGATCCATGCTGAATATCATTCAAGCGAAAACAGGTAGAACCGTTGAACTGCCTTTGTTGAAAGATGTCGGAGAGGCGATTGTGTCATATCTGAAAGTAAGACCAAAGACATCAAGCCCCAATATTTTTGTGACTCATGTACTTCCATATACCCCAATGAACCGATCCGGTGCAGCAAGACACATTTCAAATGTGATTGTGGGAAGCAACATACATACCGCCGGACGTAAACACGGGCCTCATTCAATGCGGTTTTCACTTGCAACCCGTCTGCTCCAGCAAGGGACAGGGCTCGTGTGCATCTCTGAAACGCTGGGCCATAGTGGGACTGACGTGACCATGAACTACTTGCGCATAGACATCAATTCATTGACACGTTGTATGCATGATGTGCCACAAGTGGATGATAATTTTTACAATCAATCAAACGGTGGATTTTATGAATGA
- a CDS encoding tyrosine-type recombinase/integrase, with product MNENRKYTSVFAPYLERFVAMKDAGGLSPRSGLYDALRLFDRFATQESIPNVELRAETIAHWVEKTMSGNKPATIYEKISAIGQFCKYLIRLGIKCEVPAYPRKPKKTYTPYIYSREEIQKIFRAADALRLGSLRYHSVIFSVPVLLRLLYSTGMRIGEACSLKNSDVDIQTGKITVRNTKNRQERLLPIIPTLQYAVTQYLDYRRKLPVKNIDNPDSYFLVNLRGDRLHPSCIGAWFHKILRDADIKYIPGIGPRIHDLRHTFAVHALDRMAKEGRDVYCILPVLSVALGHKCVTDTEYYVRITNQAYPDFSELTTPISEYVFPTIKTI from the coding sequence ATGAATGAGAACAGGAAATACACCAGCGTGTTTGCACCGTATCTGGAACGTTTTGTAGCCATGAAGGATGCCGGCGGTCTTAGTCCCCGCAGCGGACTCTATGACGCATTGCGTCTTTTTGACCGATTCGCCACTCAGGAAAGTATCCCTAATGTAGAGCTGAGGGCAGAAACAATAGCCCATTGGGTTGAGAAAACCATGTCCGGGAACAAGCCCGCAACAATATATGAGAAGATTAGCGCCATCGGTCAGTTCTGTAAATATCTTATCAGACTCGGAATAAAATGCGAGGTGCCGGCATATCCTCGCAAACCCAAAAAGACGTATACGCCATATATCTATTCCAGGGAGGAAATACAGAAGATTTTTCGAGCAGCCGACGCCTTACGCCTTGGTTCGTTGCGCTATCATTCAGTAATATTTTCAGTCCCGGTTCTTCTTCGGCTTCTTTACTCGACCGGTATGAGAATCGGAGAGGCGTGCAGCCTGAAGAATTCAGATGTTGATATACAAACGGGTAAGATAACCGTCCGGAATACGAAAAACAGGCAGGAACGCCTACTGCCTATAATCCCTACGCTTCAATATGCAGTAACGCAATATCTTGATTATAGGAGAAAACTACCTGTCAAAAACATAGATAATCCCGACTCTTATTTTTTGGTGAATCTCAGGGGCGATAGGCTACATCCGAGCTGCATAGGCGCATGGTTCCATAAGATACTCAGGGATGCTGACATAAAGTACATACCCGGAATTGGACCGAGGATACACGACCTCCGACACACCTTTGCCGTGCATGCTCTTGACCGGATGGCAAAAGAGGGCCGTGATGTTTACTGCATCCTGCCGGTACTGTCCGTGGCGTTAGGGCACAAATGTGTCACCGACACTGAATATTATGTCAGAATCACCAATCAGGCATATCCAGACTTCTCCGAACTGACCACACCCATATCAGAATACGTATTCCCAACGATAAAAACAATATAG